The DNA window GGCATCCGCCTCCCTTATATAATCACATTCTTCTTTCAGTTCCTTTCTTGCGTTTGCAACAGTTTCATCTAAGAACAAACCTTTTGGTAATAATCTCGATGCAGTTAATAACATCAGAAGATTACTTAAATCAGAGTCAATCGAGTCTCTCACACCAGGGTACTGGACCTTGACTACTACCTTTTCACCACTATTTAGTACTGCAGAATGAACTTGACCTATACTAGCTGCTGCAATTGGAATcttattgaatgatttgaaCTTTGACTCCCAAGTTTCTCCTAATTCAgctttcattaatttttctaattgtcTTACAGGCATATAATGCGCATTATTTTGAACTCTCGAGAGTGTTTCGTACAATTCTCTTGGCAACACTTTTTCGTCTTGAAATGACATCATTTGACCAATTTTTAACGCTGCTCCTCTCATTTGTGAAAACTTTCTagtaattctttcaatattagaGTCCGACaatatcaatgattttaaaCTAGGGGATTGGCCTCTTGCTGCCTGTGACAGGCTTTGTGCCGCCACATTTAATCCAATATTTGCCGCGAGTGAACCATAATGGAATAATCTGGATATTCTGGAAGATGGAACTCTTGAGCTTCGCCTGTCGGTATCGTTGTCATTATCCCTTTCAACAGTTGATATATCCTGGATTGAGTCGTTAGTATTGTGGAGATTGGACGTTAAAAAATCTAACAGTAGAACGtacttcattttcaagGTTTGCGCTAGTACTGTAAGTAAATACAGTTTTCAAAGGAGAAACGGGGGCTCCAATTTTTGTACCCATTTTAGATCTTACCATAAAAAATGGCAGTGACTCTTGACATTGTCTTTGTACGGATCTAAATACATacatattttgaatgaaagaGCAATTGGTAAAGTATCTTCCGCTTTCCGACAATCACTAACTTATGCCTTCGTGGTATCACCTTTAAAATATACCGGAATACTATTCTAAAGCTCTTTTTGTCAATACGATTTTGGGAAAAAGGTTGTGACATATATTTACCCGGAATCTCTAATTTTCAGTAACTATTAATCCAGGAAGCCAATATTTAGCTTAATAAATGCTGATAGATATATTATAAATGCTGGACATAGAACGacttattgaaaaatgtgTTTCTGCTTCAAAATTCAGAAAGTACATATAACAGAATATTGTGAGCAGCTTGTGAtactgaaaaaataatgctTTTTTTCATAGAGAAATcctagaaaaaaaaataaaaaattttaaagcagaaaaaattttgatgcGATGAGATACGCTATTGTAAAAGAATAATATACTCATAAAATACTATTTTAGCTCCAAAATGGGTTCTAAGAGAAGGTTTTCAGAAAGTCACGAACATGCTGATCCAGTAGAGACTTCTATTCCAGAAAAGGCTGCCGAAATTGCTGAAGAATTAACTAAAAAGCATCCAATTTCCACTGAAGAAACGTTAATCCACCATGACGCTGGAGAATTCAGTGGGCTTGTTCGTCATAAAACCACATCAGAAAGTGCTGTTAAGCTAGAAGAGGGCGAGGCTAATCCTTTTACTGGCCGTAGTTTTACtccaaaatatttcgatattttgaagataagaCGTTCATTACCTGTCCATGCACAAAGAgatgaatttttgagaatttatcaagaaaacCAAATCATGGTCTTTGTTGGTGAAACTGGTTCCGGTAAAACTACACAAATTCCACAATTCGTTCTTTTCGATGAAATGCCACATTTACAAGGTACTCAGGTTGCTTGTACTCAACCTCGTCGTGTTGCCGCAATGAGTGTCGCCCAAAGAGTTGCAGAAGAAATGGATGTGAAACTTGGTGAAGAAGTTGGTTACTCCAtcagatttgaaaataaaacatcTAATAAGACTATACTAAAATATATGACGGATGGTATGTTATTAAGAGAAGCCATGGAAGATCACGATTTGAAGCGTTATTCATGTATCATTTTAGATGAGGCGCACGAGCGTACTTTAGCTACCGATATTTTAATGGGTCTTTTGAAACAAGTCGTCCAAAGAAGACCTGATTTGAAGTTAATTATTATGTCTGCTACATTAGATGCAGAAAAGTTTCAACGTTATTTCAATGATGCCCCATTATTGGCCGTTCCTGGTAGAACATACCCTGTGGAATTATACTATACACCAGAATTTCAAAGAGACTATCTAGATTCCGCTATTCGTACAGTTCTACAAATTCACGCAACTGAAGACGCTGGtgatattcttcttttcctgACTGGTGAAGATGAAATCGAAGATTCAGTAAGAAAGCTGTCATTAGAAGGTGACAAATTAGTTAGGGATGAAGGCTGTGGTCCGTTGGCAGTCTATCCATTATATGGTTCACTGCCACCACACCAACAacaaagaatttttgagCCAGCTCCAGAATCCCATAATGGTAGACCTGGTAGGAAGGTCGTGGTATCTACTAATATTGCCGAAACATCTTTGACAATCGATGGTATTGTCTATGTCGTTGATCCTGGTTTTTCTAAGCAAAAAGTCTACAACCCTAGAATTAGAGTGGAATCATTACTAGTCTCTCCAATTTCTAAGGCATCTGCCCAACAGAGAGCTGGTCGTGCTGGTCGTACTAGATCAGGTAAATGTTTTAGATTGTATACAGAAGAAGCATTCCAAAAGGAATTGATCGAGCAAAGTTATCCTGAAATTTTACGTTCGAATCTTTCTTCTACTGTTCTtgaattaaagaaattaggTGTTGACGATTTGGTccattttgatttcatgGATCCACCAGCTCCAGAAACTATGATGAGAGCATTAGAAGAGCTAAATTATTTGGCATGTTTAGATGACGATGGTAACTTAACTGCCTTGGGTAGATTAGCTTCTCAATTTCCTCTGGATCCAATGCTGGCAGTTATGCTAATTGGCTCTTCTAAGTTCAATTGCTCTGAAGAAATGTTGACAATAGTGGCAATGCTATCTGTTCCAAATGTCTTCATTCGTCCATCTAAAGATAAGAAACGTTCCGATGATGCcaaaaatatcttttctCACCCAGATGGTGACCATATTACGTTGCTAAACGTCTATCATGGTTTCAAGTCAGATGAAGCATATGAATATGGTATCAATAAATGGTGTCGTAATCATTTCTTAAACTACAGATCTTTATCAGCTGCTGACAATATTCGTGCACAACTTGAAAGATTAATGATTCGTTATAATTTAGAACAGAATACTACTGACTACGATAGTCCGAGATATTTTGACAACATCAGGAAGGCATTAGCTGCCGGATTCTTCATGCAAGttgcaaagaaaagatcaGGGGGGAAAGGCTACATCACGGTGAAAGACAACCAAGATGTTTTATTGCATCCAAGTAGTGTTCTTGGTCATGATTCTGAATGGGTTATCTACAATGAATTTGTCTTAACATCAAAGAACTATATAAGGACTGTCACATCAGTTAGGCCAGAATGGTTAGTTGAATTAGCGCCTGCATACTATGATCTTGATAACTTCCAAAAGGGTGACGTTAAACTTTCACTAGAAAGAATTCAAGAGAAAGTTCACAGAATTAAAGAGATTAACAAAAGTAGGGATGGTAAAAAGGAgaagcaaaaaaagaaaaaatagGCGATAATAAATGACCTGTAGCATGTAAGTACTGAACACTTGCCTCTATAAAAGCACATACTATTAGATAAATAAATGTATATTAAAACAATTCATAAAACTTATTCACTACTCTTCTCTGTTTGTCACTATGAGCAACGGGGATGAAAAACTCCGAACATTTCTCAATTTACCCGAGAAACTCATTCCCCAATTACAGTGCATCTGATCTCATTTATAAGCGAGAAGAGGATTGGCTTTAAGAATAGTCTGTAAACGGTTATGAAAGATATTATTTCTATGAATAAGAGTTATAACAAAATGGATAATAGCCAAAGATCGTTAATTAGGATCGAAGTGGAGGAAGAAATAGACGGTGAACGTGAAGAATGTGCTGCTTCCCTAATGGCGTTACTGCAGGATCACAGAAATAGCACTAGACCCCGAGTTGGTAATACGCAAGAAGATCTATCAAAGCTACTATATTATTCAAACACACAGCAATCGTTGCTAGAAGCCATCACGGAGCTTCATGTATTAACAGACGAAATTTTTAGTGTACAAAATTCGCCACAAGAGGTTATACAGACATCTTTACCAAAGATGATGGCTGATCTCATGCAAAGTAGGGAACGGGCTAAAcgattatataaattagTATTGGACtccaaatttaatgatCCGGAATGGGAAgttgatgatatttttgaaaacttgGAAGGCGAATTGAACAGAACCAGTACCTTATTATCCCTAAATCCAGGCAGAGGAAATTATCATAAATGAGTTCAAACTatacaaaataatgacaGTCCTTTGCTAAATACATCTATAcagatatatatacacaAAATATCACACTATCTACACTAAATTTAGATAGTATTTCAAATGCCTTAGACGTTCAGAATGATTTAGTTTCATTCCGGGTAACGAATGTCTAGTGGCaaaacttttctttcttttcgtcttgaatatcaatgattatataaaagaagatatttgaCAACGatttggtaaaaatattatcaattttcaGTAAGCCAACCAAACAAACAATAAGCATGTCTGAACAACAATACACAGAAAGTTTGAAGGTCATCGTTGCTGAAAAGTTGAAAGGTGTCGAAAATTTCACCGAAGATGTCAACTACGTAGCTGAATACATCGTTCTTTTAATAGTTAACGGAGGTACTCTAGAGTCTATCGTCCAAGAGTTATCCACTTTATTTGATGCTATCTCCACTGATGCTCTCACAAATGTAGTTCAGACTGCGTTTTTTGCTCTAGAAGCATTACAGCAAGGCGAAACTACTGAGAGTATTGTCAGTAAGATCCAAGCTATGAATGTCCAACAAACCCAGCAAGAAACACCACCTCAGACACTGCCTCCAGTACCAGCACCAGCACCAGCACCAGTTCAAGAGCCAGTACAACCACAGCCACAGCTGCCATCACAACCTGTATCAGCGTTTTCAGGAATAGTAAGCGCCGAACCTATTCCACAGAGTACTGATATTAGCATGGAtatggaagaaaaaatcgtTCCTGTCGCTGATTTCAAACCACGTTTTTCTAACCGTGGTGGTATCAATAAAAGAGGTAGAGGTGGACGCGGTGCTTCTTCTCGTGGTGGTAGCCGTTTTGCAAATAATGGTAATAGATACAATCCATTAGCCAGAGCTCTTGGGATGGctgattcaaataatgtTAACTTCACCCGTCAAAAGAAGGAGGGTCGTTGCAAATTATTTCCTCACTGTCCTTTAGGAAGATCTTGTCCACATGCACATCCAACGAAGCCATGCAGTGAGTATCCAAATTGTCCAAAACCACCAGGAACATGTGAATACCTACATCCAAACGAAGATGAAGAGTTAATGAAGGAGATTGAAAGAACTCGTGAAGAATTTcagaagagaaaagaagcTCTTCTAGCTTCTAGACAAAAACCAGTCCAAACAGGTATTGttctttgtaaatttgGTGTTCTATGTTCCAACCCAATGTGCCCCTTCGGACATCCAACCCCCGCTAATGAAGATGCCAAGGTTATCGATTTAATGTGGTGTAAGAATAATCTAAAATGTGAAGATCCAAACTGTACCAAAGCACACTCTTCTCTATCTAAAATCAGACAAGTCGAGCCAATGGGTCGTCCACAAGTAACGCCAACCCCAGTACCACCGCAGAGGGCTCCTGTTGAAAAATCTCTAGAACAATGTAAATTTGGTGCCAAATGTACCAACAAACGTTGTAAATACAGACATGCGCGTTCCCACATAATGTGCCGTGAGGGTGCTGCATGTACTAGAATCGACTGTTTCTTTGGTCACCCAATTAATGAAGACTGTAGATTTGGTGTCGACTGTAAGAACGCTACATGCTTATTCAAACACCCAGAAGGCAGAGTCGTTCAACCACCCAGCGCCAAAGCCGGTGAACCGCAACTTGTATCAAATTGGAATACTGCACAAAATGTTGCTACGAATGAAAGGATGTTTGCTTTACCGGATGCATCCAATATTGAACCAGCTCCAAGACAAGAAACGTTTGCATTTGCCCCACAAAGCCATGCTGAAAACGATACAGAGATGAATTAAACtgttattatatatatttaaattttatttttaaaagaaaaaaaaattaaaagaaaataaaaatgaaattgatggtTTCATTAACAAAAAACCTTTAACTGAATCATTTGCATAAGTGATTGTTTATGTCTTGTTTAAATAATTGTACTCTACTTACTTGATCTTTCTAGAGTAATGAACCCATCCTTCTTGCCCTTCGCAAATTGATTTCTTGATTACTTGTATGGTGTTAAAAATGTTCTTAGCTTGCTTCAAGGGCATAACTGACTTACCACACTTACTAATAGAGCGCAGTTTTACAGTAGGGCTTATTGTACACATCCAAGCAAATTAATGGGATAAATTCACCGAAAAAGCTATATGATTgatttgttgaaaagaaaaataagtAAAAGATGGAATTTATTATCTAAATTATATGAATGgaataaaaacaaaatatcgTGATTTTATTTATCAATTTAGTATCTCTTCTTTTGGACATTAGCTTCATCAGCGTAGACGTCTAATGGAGATAAAGGTAATG is part of the Kazachstania africana CBS 2517 chromosome 1, complete genome genome and encodes:
- the COQ8 gene encoding protein kinase COQ8 (similar to Saccharomyces cerevisiae ABC1 (YGL119W) and YBR230W-A; ancestral locus Anc_6.133): MSQPFSQNRIDKKSFRIVFRYILKVIPRRHKLVIVGKRKILYQLLFHSKYDISTVERDNDNDTDRRSSRVPSSRISRLFHYGSLAANIGLNVAAQSLSQAARGQSPSLKSLILSDSNIERITRKFSQMRGAALKIGQMMSFQDEKVLPRELYETLSRVQNNAHYMPVRQLEKLMKAELGETWESKFKSFNKIPIAAASIGQVHSAVLNSGEKVVVKVQYPGVRDSIDSDLSNLLMLLTASRLLPKGLFLDETVANARKELKEECDYIREADALRKFKDLLKDDPVFEVPHVFLDLTTPNILTMSMMEGIEIMKLPKSLLTQDTKNFISENIMRLCLEEIASFGYMQTDPNWANFLYNPKSNKIELLDFGASRSFPEGFITDYRKLLTYATLRDRSKVRELSEVLGYLNGLESQAMIDAHVDSVMTLGEPFAGDDPSIPFDFQNQTVSDRIRDNIGLMLNERLCPPPEETYSLHRKFSGIFLLCARMGASVHCAKLFKKYFYLVD
- the PRP43 gene encoding DEAH-box ATP-dependent RNA helicase PRP43 (similar to Saccharomyces cerevisiae PRP43 (YGL120C); ancestral locus Anc_6.132) codes for the protein MGSKRRFSESHEHADPVETSIPEKAAEIAEELTKKHPISTEETLIHHDAGEFSGLVRHKTTSESAVKLEEGEANPFTGRSFTPKYFDILKIRRSLPVHAQRDEFLRIYQENQIMVFVGETGSGKTTQIPQFVLFDEMPHLQGTQVACTQPRRVAAMSVAQRVAEEMDVKLGEEVGYSIRFENKTSNKTILKYMTDGMLLREAMEDHDLKRYSCIILDEAHERTLATDILMGLLKQVVQRRPDLKLIIMSATLDAEKFQRYFNDAPLLAVPGRTYPVELYYTPEFQRDYLDSAIRTVLQIHATEDAGDILLFLTGEDEIEDSVRKLSLEGDKLVRDEGCGPLAVYPLYGSLPPHQQQRIFEPAPESHNGRPGRKVVVSTNIAETSLTIDGIVYVVDPGFSKQKVYNPRIRVESLLVSPISKASAQQRAGRAGRTRSGKCFRLYTEEAFQKELIEQSYPEILRSNLSSTVLELKKLGVDDLVHFDFMDPPAPETMMRALEELNYLACLDDDGNLTALGRLASQFPLDPMLAVMLIGSSKFNCSEEMLTIVAMLSVPNVFIRPSKDKKRSDDAKNIFSHPDGDHITLLNVYHGFKSDEAYEYGINKWCRNHFLNYRSLSAADNIRAQLERLMIRYNLEQNTTDYDSPRYFDNIRKALAAGFFMQVAKKRSGGKGYITVKDNQDVLLHPSSVLGHDSEWVIYNEFVLTSKNYIRTVTSVRPEWLVELAPAYYDLDNFQKGDVKLSLERIQEKVHRIKEINKSRDGKKEKQKKKK
- the GPG1 gene encoding Gpg1p (similar to Saccharomyces cerevisiae GPG1 (YGL121C); ancestral locus Anc_6.131) — its product is MKDIISMNKSYNKMDNSQRSLIRIEVEEEIDGEREECAASLMALLQDHRNSTRPRVGNTQEDLSKLLYYSNTQQSLLEAITELHVLTDEIFSVQNSPQEVIQTSLPKMMADLMQSRERAKRLYKLVLDSKFNDPEWEVDDIFENLEGELNRTSTLLSLNPGRGNYHK
- the NAB2 gene encoding mRNA-binding protein NAB2 (similar to Saccharomyces cerevisiae NAB2 (YGL122C); ancestral locus Anc_6.130), with protein sequence MSEQQYTESLKVIVAEKLKGVENFTEDVNYVAEYIVLLIVNGGTLESIVQELSTLFDAISTDALTNVVQTAFFALEALQQGETTESIVSKIQAMNVQQTQQETPPQTLPPVPAPAPAPVQEPVQPQPQLPSQPVSAFSGIVSAEPIPQSTDISMDMEEKIVPVADFKPRFSNRGGINKRGRGGRGASSRGGSRFANNGNRYNPLARALGMADSNNVNFTRQKKEGRCKLFPHCPLGRSCPHAHPTKPCSEYPNCPKPPGTCEYLHPNEDEELMKEIERTREEFQKRKEALLASRQKPVQTGIVLCKFGVLCSNPMCPFGHPTPANEDAKVIDLMWCKNNLKCEDPNCTKAHSSLSKIRQVEPMGRPQVTPTPVPPQRAPVEKSLEQCKFGAKCTNKRCKYRHARSHIMCREGAACTRIDCFFGHPINEDCRFGVDCKNATCLFKHPEGRVVQPPSAKAGEPQLVSNWNTAQNVATNERMFALPDASNIEPAPRQETFAFAPQSHAENDTEMN